The Hippoglossus hippoglossus isolate fHipHip1 chromosome 21, fHipHip1.pri, whole genome shotgun sequence genome contains a region encoding:
- the pikfyve gene encoding 1-phosphatidylinositol 3-phosphate 5-kinase isoform X2, with translation MAADDKSSSSSSTEWSVEPPVLSPASPSHLTHFKPLTPEQDEPPLRSAYSSFVNLFRFNNKDEGRPPSAAADKPDVPSPSPQSDRRSWSTSPSHSLYGSGSHRKQHGDHVRRTSTASDGSRKADAPLSNHDPRTAVQLRTALKRLKEIMEGKSQDSDLKQYWMPDSQCKECYDCNEKFTTFRRRHHCRLCGQIFCSRCCNQEIPGKFMGYTGDLRACTYCRKIALNYAHSADSGSIGEDLSALSDSPCSVCVLEPSEPRTPVGGRKSSRNIFLEEDLTWQRKTPIGMRKNMIHQEPQSSGLTSRLTTLQEDVGKSPARKRSASVTNLSLDRSGSSMVPSYDSSVSPPTSRALSGTKSGTKLDHSEEERKILLDSSQLKDLWKKICHNNTGMEFQDHRYWLRTYPNCIVGKELVNWLLRNGTISTRAQAIAIGQALVDGRWLDCVTHHDQLFRDEYALYRPLQSTEFSETPSPDSDSVNSLEGHSEPSWFKDIKFDDSDTEQLADESDYTLPNSASPSKRTSVSSFQSVVDSDSAASINLNMEQNNVNFHIKKQSKYPHVPPATEQKAEFVVSEDGGQNIIMSDAFIKESLFNRRVEEKAKEMLFTPLGWHLSSLDQLREENGEKKAMERLLSANHSHMMALLQQLLYSESLSLSWRDIIVPVVRQVVQTVRPDVRNCDDDMDIRQLVHIKKISGGRKFDSTVVNGFVCTKNIAHKKMNAYIKNPKILLLKCSIEYLYREETKFTCIDPIVLQEREFLKNYVQRIVDVRPNLVLVEKTVSRIAQDMLLEHGITLVINVKPQVLDRVSHMTQGDLVMSMDQLLTKPRLGTCHKFYMQPFTLANNEVKTLMFFEGCLPHLGCSIKLRGASEYELARVKEIIMLMVCVAYHSQLEISFLMDEFAMPPSLAHSASFPCLLESVSAEEEAEEASGGKETNGESQEKMSGSEDSFLDGQPMEDGFLSEALSKNVEMDGLQDALKTRSPPSMNMVTMISSPFSSPPAPPLSVSPPFLMEDDQDMTLSDTLVPMSEGDTREEGSLFKEDSLSMEDEDGSETPTPRLFRDPLQDDTGMYVAEQVASFDDRLKSISVVFKQELKDIILCISPFITFKEPFLLIPAGMNCPSRDYFPEQVYLSPLLNKDLKELDGRRKRQLLKDSAPSSLVGGQTNGNAPPRPLEVLPCHSLTSTRIIEQLNGSQGLAKMLADYRAKGGRIRQREATDPFSSVLLQHPPASGQGRAGEAPLKAPVKADGEEEKPSKLNDMSWAPKLDCLNPVNHQRLCVLFSSSSAQSNNSPNPCVSPWIVTMEFYGKNDLSLGIFLERYCFRPSYQCPSMYCETPMVHHIRRFVHGSGCVQIVLKELDSPVPGYQHTILNYSWCRICKQVTPVVPLSNDSWSMSFAKYLELRFYGHQYTRRANAEPCGHSMHKDYHQYFSYNQMVASFSYSSVRLLEICLPRPKIFIRNMGPSKGSLQQDLKDFSLKVTQVYLAIDDRLTSLKTDTFSKTREEKMEDLFAQKDMEEAELRSWIEKLQARLQVCGVDSPQQLQAVLESLVMKKQGLCEMLQSWNSRLQDLFQQEKGRKRLSVPPSPGRHRQTAADDSKSALESSPRNPSPVVQNGDKEDRLLSAMPSASTSSLLPSPGDPGAEPITPGPSFPEQDSVSLPEDVFDAHLLGSTDSQVKEKSTMKAILANFLPGNSYNPIPIPFEPDKHYLMSEHERVPIAVCEKEPSSIIAFALSCKEYKTALDDLSKVSNAGGDEAPQVVSAESRVKSSPARPGSESASSLQSRSSMDADPLKEADLSDKQKKQTLNPHIELQFSDANARFYCRIYYAEEFHKMREEIMESDEEDFVRSLSHCVNWQARGGKSGAVFYATEDDRFILKQMPRLEVQSFLDFAPNYFTYITGAVQQKRPTALAKILGVYRIGYKNSQNNTEKKLDLLVMENLFYGRKMAQVFDLKGSLRNRNVKTDSGKESCEVVLLDENLLKLIHDNPLYIRSHCKAILRAAIHSDAYFLSSHLIIDYSLLVGRDDATDQLVVGIIDYIRTFTWDKRLEMVVKSTGILGGQGKLPTVVSPELYRARFCEAMDKYFLMVPDHWTGLGVNC, from the exons ATGGCTGCTGACGACaagtcctcgtcctcgtcctcaaCGGAGTGGAGTGTGGAGCCGCCCGTCCTCTCGCCCGCCAGCCCCTCCCACCTCACCCACTTCAAACCCCTGACTCCGGAGCAGGATGAGCCTCCTCTGCGCTCGGCATACAGCTCCTTCGTCAACCTGTTTCGTTTCAACAACAAAG ATGAGGGACGTCCTCCATCAGCAGCCGCAGACAAGCCAGATGTGCCGTCCCCTTCTCCCCAGTCAGACAGGAGGAGTTGGTCCACAAGCCCCTCCCACTCCCTCTACGGCTCAGGCTCGCACCGGAAACAACACGGTGACCACGTCAGACGCACCTCCACCGCCtcag ACGGCAGCAGGAAAGCAGATGCGCCTCTAAGCAACCATGACCCTCGTACAGCTGTTCAACTCCGGACTGCACTGAAGAGGCTGAAGGAGATCATGGAGGGAAAGAGCCAG GACAGCGATCTGAAGCAGTACTGGATGCCAGATAGTCAGTGTAAAGAGTGTTACGACTGCAATGAGAAGTTCACCACCTTCCGCCGTCGCCACCACTGTCGACTGTGCGGCCAGATCTTCTGCAGCCGCTGCTGCAACCAGGAAATCCCCGGAAAGTTCATGGGCTACACAG GGGATCTACGAGCCTGCACGTACTGTCGTAAAATAGCCCTAAACTACGCTCACTCAGCCGACTCGGGCTCCATCGGAGAGGACCTGAGCGCCCTGTCCGACTCTCCCTGCTCCGTGTGCGTGTTGGAGCCCAGCGAGCCGCGGACGCCGGTGGGGGGGCGTAAGTCCAGCAGGAACATCTTCCTCGAGGAAGACCTGACCTGGcagag AAAAACTCCCATTGGGATGAGAAAGAA TATGATTCACCAGGAGCCTCAGAGCAGCGGCCTCACTTCCAGACTGACAACTCTACAAGAGGACGTCGGCAAATCGCCCGCGAGGAAGAG GTCGGCCAGTGTGACCAACCTGTCGCTGGACCGCTCTGGCTCCTCCATGGTGCCGTCCTACGACAGCTCGGTCAGCCCCCCCACCAGCCGAGCCTTGTCGGGCACCAAGAGCGGCACCAAGCTGGAccacagtgaggaggagaggaagatccTACTG GATTCCTCTCAGCTGAAGGACCTGTGGAAGAAAATCTGCCACAACAACACGGGGATGGAGTTTCAGGACCACAGATACTGGCTGAGGACCTACCCcaattgcattgtgggaaaggAGCTCGTCAACTGGCTGCTGAGGAATGGCACCATCTCCACGAG GGCCCAGGCCATCGCCATCGGCCAGGCGTTAGTGGACGGGCGCTGGCTGGATTGTGTCACCCACCACGACCAGCTCTTCAGGGACGAGTACGCTCTCTACCGCCCCCTCCAG AGTACAGAGTTCTCCGAAACGCCGTCTCCAGACAGCGACAGTGTCAACTCCCTGGAGGGACATTCAGAGCCGTCCTGGTTCAAAGACATCAAGTTCGATGACAGCGACACAGAGCAGCTTGCAGATGAGAGCGACTACACGTTGCCAA ACTCCGCCAGCCCCAGCAAGAGGACGTCTGTCAGCAGTTTCCAGTCGGTGGTGGACAGCGACTCCGCGGCCTCCATCAACCTCAACATGGAGCAAAACAATGTCAACTTCCACATCAAGAAACAGTCCAAATATCCACATGTACCTCCTGCTACTGAGCAAAAAG ccGAGTTCGTCGTGTCTGAGGACGGGGGACAGAACATTATCATGAGCGATGCTTTCATCAAGG AGTCTCTGTTCAACCGTCGTGTGGAGGAAAAGGCCAAAGAGATGCTGTTCACGCCGCTGGGCTGGCACCTCAGCTCCCTGGACCAGCTCCGAGAGGAGAACGGAGAGAAGAAGGCCATGGAGAGGCTCCT CTCGGCCAACCACAGCCACATGATGgcgctgctgcagcagctgctctaCAGCgagtctctgtctctgtcctggCGGGACATCATCGTCCCCGTGGTCAGACAGGTCGTCCAGACAGTGCGGCCTGACGTTCGCAACTGCGACGACGACATGGACATCCGACAGCTGGTCCACATCAAGAAG ATTTCTGGAGGCAGGAAGTTTGACTCAACAGTGGTGAACGGCTTCGTCTGCACCAAGAACATCGCCCACAAGAAG ATGAACGCCTACATCAAGAACCCCAAGATCCTGCTGCTGAAGTGCTCCATAGAGTATCTGTACAGGGAGGAGACCAAGTTCACCTGCATCGACCCCATTGTGCTGCAG GAACGAGAGTTTTTGAAGAACTATGTCCAGCGCATCGTCGACGTTCGTCCCAACCTGGTGTTGGTGGAAAAGACGGTGTCCCGCATCGCTCAGGACATGCTGCTGGAGCACGGCATCACCCTGGTCATCAACGTCAAACCG CAAGTCTTGGACAGGGTGAGTCATATGACGCAGGGAGACCTGGTGATGTCCATGGATCAGCTGCTCACCAAACCTCGTCTGGGGACCTGCCACAAGTTCTACATGCAGCCCTTCACCCTGGCCAACA ACGAGGTGAAAACTCTGATGTTCTTCGAGGGCTGTCTTCCTCACCTCGGCTGCTCCATCAAGCTGCGCGGCGCCTCAGAGTACGAGCTGGCGCGGGTGAAGGAGATCATCATGCTCATGGTGTGTGTGGCCTACCACTCGCAGCTGGAGATCTCTTTCCTCATGGACGAGTTCGCCATGCCGCCCAGTTTGGCCCACAGCGCCTCGTTCCCCTGCCTGCTGGAGAGCgtctctgcagaggaggaggcggaggaggcgaGCGGAGGGAAAGAGACAAACGGGGAGAGTCAGGAGAAGATGTCCGGGAGTGAAGACTCTTTCCTGGATGGACAACCCATGGAGGACGGGTTTCTCTCTGAGGCTCTGTCCAAAAATGTTGAGATGGACGGTCTTCAAGACGCACTGAAAACAAGATCACCCCCCTCTATGAACATGGTGACAATGATCTCCTCGCCGTTTTCCAGTCCAcctgcacctcctctctccGTGTCCCCTCCCTTTCTCATGGAGGACGACCAGGACATGACGCTGTCGGACACACTCGTCCCCATGTCTGAGGGGGATACGAGGGAGGAGGGCAGCCTCTTCAAGGAGGATTCGCTCAGTATGGAGGACGAGGACGGTTCAGAGACGCCCACTCCTCGGCTGTTTCGAGACCCCCTGCAGGACGACACCGGGATGTATGTGGCCGAGCAGGTGGCTTCGTTTGACGACCGTCTGAAGTCCATCTCCGTTGTCTTCAAGCAGGAGCTCAAGGACATCATCCTGTGCATTTCTCCCTTCATCACGTTTAAAGAGCCGTTCCTCCTCATACCCGCCGGCATGAACTGCCCCAGCAGGGATTATTTTCCTGAACAG GTCtacctgtctcctctcctcaacAAAGACCTGAAGGAACTGGACGGCCGTAGAAAGCGTCAACTCCTTAAAGACTCCGCTCCTTCCTCTCTGGTCGGAGGTCAGACCAATGGCAATGCACCCCCCAGGCCCCTGGAAGTCCTGCCCTGTCACAGTCTGACCAGCACCCGCATCATAGAGCAGCTGAACGGCAGCCAGGGTCTGGCCAAGATGCTGGCGGACTACAGAGCGAAGGGAGGTCGCATCCGGCAGAGGGAAGCCACCGACCCCTTCAGCAGCGTCCTCCTGCAGCACCCTCCTGCCAGCGGCCAGGGCAGAGCGGGGGAGGCGCCGCTCAAAGCACCGGTGAAGGCCGACGGCGAAGAGGAGAAGCCGAGTAAACTTAATGATATGAGCTGGGCCCCCAAG CTCGACTGTCTGAACCCGGTCAACCATCAGAGACTGTGCGTCCtcttcagcagctcctccgCTCAGTCCAACAACTCGCCCAACCCCTGCGTCAGCCCGTG GATCGTCACGATGGAATTCTACGGCAAGAATGACCTCTCTCTGGGGATATTCCTGGAGCGATATTGTTTTAG GCCGTCTTACCAGTGCCCCAGTATGTACTGTGAGACTCCCATGGTGCACCACATCCGCCGGTTCGTGCACGGCAGCGGCTGCGTGCAGATCGTGTTGAAGGAGCTGGACTCCCCCGTACCTGGGTATCAACACACGATCCTCAACTACTCCTGGTGCCGCATCTGCAAACAG gTGACCCCGGTCGTGCCTCTGTCCAACGACTCGTGGTCAATGTCTTTTGCCAAATACCTGGAGCTTCGCTTCTACGGGCACCAGTACACCAGGCGGGCTAATGCAGAGCCGTGTGGACACTCCATGCACAAAGATTACCACCAGTACTTCTCATACAACCAGATGGTGGCGTCCTTCAG CTACTCTTCAGTGAGGCTGTTGGAGATTTGTCTTCCTCGTCCCAAGATCTTCATCAGGAACATGGGACCGTCCAAAGGCAGCCTGCAGCAGGACCTGAAGGACTTCTCTCTCAA AGTGACTCAGGTGTACTTGGCCATCGATGACCGGCTCACGTCCCTCAAGACCGACACCTTCAGTAAGACgcgagaggagaagatggaggaccTCTTCGCTCAGAAGGAC atggaggaggcggagctgcGCAGCTGGATCGAGAAGCTTCAAGCTCGACTGCAGGTTTGCGGCGTGGACTctcctcagcagctgcaggccgTTCTGGAGTCGCTGGTGATGAAGAAACAGGGTCTGTGTGAGATGTTACAGTCCTGGAACAGCAG GCTGCAGGACTTGTTCCAGCAGGAAAAAGGCAGAAagcgtctgtccgtccccccgAGCCCGGGCAGGCACAGACAGACGGCCGCTGACGACAGCAAG agcGCCCTGGAGTCCTCCCCCCGTAACCCCTCTCCTGTGGTTCAGAACGGAGATAAAG AGGACCGTCTCCTCAGCGCCATGCCCTcggcctccacctcctccctgctgCCGTCACCGGGAGACCCCGGAGCTGAGCCTATCACGCCCGGGCCTTCCTTCCCTGAGCAGGACTCTGTCAGCCTCCCAGAAG ACGTGTTTGACGCACACTTGCTGGGCTCCACCGACAGTCAGGTGAAGGAGAAATCCACCATGAAGGCCATCCTCGCCAACTTCCTGCCTGGCAACAGCTACAACCCCATCCCCATCCCATT CGAGCCGGACAAACACTACCTGATGTCCGAACACGAGCGGGTTCCCATCGCCGTGTGTGAGAAAGAGCCGAGCTCCATTATCGCCTTCGCTCTCAG CTGTAAGGAATATAAAACGGCTCTGGATGATTTGTCCAAGGTGTCGAACGCAGGAGGGGACGAGGCTCCGCAGGTCGTCAG TGCGGAGAGTCGGGTGAAGAGCAGCCCGGCTCGGCCCGGCAGCGAGTCGGCCTCGTCCCTGCAGAGCCGCAGCAGCATGGACGCCGACCCGCTCA AAGAAGCAGATCTGAGcgacaaacagaagaaacagacgTTGAATCCACACATTGAACTTC AGTTCTCTGACGCCAACGCCAGGTTCTACTGCCGGATCTACTACGCCGAGGAGTTTCACAAGATGCGCGAGGAGATCATGGAGAGCGACGAGGAGGATTTCGTCCGCTCGCTGTCTCACTGCGTCAACTGGCAGGCTCGGGGGGGGAAGTCTGGAGCCGTGTTCTACGCCACAGAAG ACGACCGGTTCATCCTGAAGCAGATGCCCAGACTGGAGGTTCAGTCCTTCCTGGACTTTGCTCCTAACTACTTCACCTACATCACcggagctgtgcagcagaag CGGCCGACCGCGCTGGCGAAGATCCTGGGAGTTTATCGAATTGGTTACAAAAACTCCCAGAACAACACGGAGAAGAAACTGGATCTGCTGGTGATGGAGAATCTCTTCTACGGACGCAAGATGGCTCAG GTGTTTGACCTCAAGGGGTCGCTGAGGAACCGGAACGTGAAGACGGACTCGGGGAAGGAAAGCTGCGAAGTGGTCCTGCTGGACGAGAACCTGCTGAAGCTGATCCACGACAACCCGCTGTACATCCGCTCGCACTGCAAGGCCATCCTGCGCGCCGCCATACACAGCGACGCCTACTTCCTGTCCAGCCACCTCATCATCGACTACTCCCTGCTGGTGGGGCGGGACGATGCCACCGATCAGCTGGTGGTCGGGATCATAG aTTATATCCGGACGTTTACTTGGGACAAGAGACTGGAGATGGTCGTCAAATCCACTGGAATCCTGGGAGGTCAAG GGAAGCTGCCGACCGTCGTCTCTCCGGAGCTTTATCGAGCTCGTTTCTGCGAAGCCATGGACAAATACTTCCTGATGGTTCCGGACCACTGGACCGGCCTGGGCGTCAACTGCTGA